The following proteins are encoded in a genomic region of Gossypium hirsutum isolate 1008001.06 chromosome D05, Gossypium_hirsutum_v2.1, whole genome shotgun sequence:
- the LOC121217116 gene encoding uncharacterized protein: MRTVMAEDRCLRCGQEGEDSFHVFYLCPTTKEIWSHLNFSWIFNSHMDTWSWLTWVFSQGTNEQCRNFCCGLWSIWTNRNKLLYENRSNASWDISKQIQSYILELEGSRERVLIEGTSARSRQSSQRGKNAIFFDAAFDLKNSRSASGLVVCNEEGKIVAAKSTLHEDIASPFTAEAVAGLQAARLGIQLGFHTLDIIGDSRTVITKCQNTSRDKSKIGAIISDIQSLKDQYRRIRFYFIPRSENKEAHSLARETLKKGGEQYLEGETRSSRGEMVPNHRVSSE, encoded by the coding sequence ATGCGGACAGTGATGGCTGAGGATCGATGCTTGAGATGCGGTCAGGAAGGAGAGGATAGTTTCCATGTTTTTTATCTGTGCCCTACAACAAAGGAGATATGGAGTCACTTAAATTTCTCATGGATATTCAACAGTCATATGGATACTTGGAGTTGGCTTACCTGGGTTTTCAGCCAAGGGACAAATGAACAGTGCAGGAATTTCTGTTGCGGGCTCTGGTCAATCTGGACAAATAGgaataaattattatatgaaaacaGATCAAACGCTAGTTGGGATATCTCCAAGCAAATACAAAGCTATATTCTAGAGCTGGAAGGGAGTAGAGAAAGAGTACTTATCGAGGGAACTAGCGCGAGGTCTAGACAAAGTTCACAAAGGGGGAAAAATGCCATCTTTTTTGATGCGGCCTTCGACTTAAAGAACTCCAGATCTGCGTCAGGCCTTGTTGTTTGTAATGAGGAAGGTAAGATCGTTGCAGCAAAGTCGACCCTTCATGAAGATATCGCCTCTCCATTTACGGCGGAAGCAGTGGCAGGTCTTCAAGCCGCAAGGTTAGGGATTCAGTTGGGTTTTCATACTTTAGATATAATCGGAGACTCAAGAACAGTTATTACAAAATGCCAAAATACAAGTCGTGACAAATCAAAAATAGGGGCGATAATTAGTGATATTCAAAGCTTAAAGGATCAATATCGAAGGATCAGATTCTATTTTATCCCAAGGTCAGAAAACAAAGAAGCCCACAGTCTAGCAAGAGAAACACTCAAGAAGGGAGGGGAACAGTACCTGGAGGGAGAGACACGATCATCTAGAGGAGAAATGGTGCCAAATCATCGGGTTTCTTCAGAGTAA
- the LOC107915562 gene encoding probable methyltransferase PMT10: MKPTAPITSSTTTTVASSMATITDVFKTPKFVKFSAMALLSFSFVFLYTYFSSSSSPFSFSYYSLPRQMSPPPSPPSPPPRLPAVRRTGIIDETGAMSDEFFIGEWDSISISALTELSDGNEVGGEEEKEKKNKSGGEVKVRFEKYKVCERSKVDYIPCLDNEEAIKLFNNSDKGEKYERHCPGNEKSLDCVVPRPEGYRIPIPWPQSRDEVWFSNVPHAGLVEDRGGKNWISIKEDKFIFPGGGTQFIHGADRYLNQISQMVSEISFGHHIRVALDIGGGVASFGAFLLQRNVTTLSIAPRDVHGSQIQFALERGVPAMVAVFATRRLLYPSQAFDLIHCSNCGINWTRDDGILLLEANRMLRAGGYFIWAAKPVDKHEDNLQEQWKEMGDLTTRICWELVKKEGYIAIWRKPLNNSCYLNRDAKVLPPLCDLDDNSDNVWYTNLRTCITPLPGNGYGSNVSAWPERLHYPPERLQTIDMDAHISRKEIFRAESKYLNAIIENYVRAYHWKDMKLRNVMDMRAGLGGFAAALHDLQVDCWVMNVVPVSGFNTLPVIYDRGLIGVMHDWCEPFDTYPRTYDLLHAAGLFSVEKKRCNISTIMLEMDRILRPGGRVYIQDSVTIMGELEEIAKEMGWVPALHETSEGPHASWKVLISEKRM, from the exons ATGAAGCCGACTGCCCCAATAACCAGTTCTACAACAACAACCGTGGCATCATCGATGGCGACAATAACTGATGTCTTTAAAACTCCGAAGTTCGTTAAATTTTCGGCCATGGCTCTCCTCTCTTTTTCCTTCGTTTTCCTTTACACTTACTtctcttcctcctcctctcctTTCTCCTTCAGTTACTACTCGCTACCTCGGCAAATGTCGCCTCCGCCTTCACCACCTTCACCGCCGCCGCGTCTTCCGGCAGTGAGAAGGACGGGGATAATCGACGAAACGGGAGCAATGTCGGACGAATTCTTTATCGGAGAGTGGGATTCAATCTCCATAAGTGCTCTTACAGAGCTCAGCGACGGCAACGAGGTAGGAGGAgaggaagaaaaggaaaagaagaataaGAGTGGTGGTGAAGTTAAGGTGAGGTTTGAGAAATATAAGGTATGCGAGAGGAGTAAAGTAGATTATATACCGTGTTTGGATAATGAGGAAGCTATTAAGCTGTTTAATAACAGTGACAAAGGGGAGAAATACGAAAGGCATTGTCCTGGAAATGAGAAATCGTTGGACTGTGTAGTTCCGAGGCCGGAAGGTTACCGGATTCCTATACCGTGGCCTCAGAGCCGTGATGAG GTTTGGTTCAGCAATGTGCCGCATGCTGGTTTGGTTGAAGATAGAGGTGGGAAAAATTGGATATCAATAAAAGAAGATAAGTTCATTTTCCCAGGAGGTGGAACACAATTTATTCATGGTGCAGATCGATATTTGAATCAGATTTCACAG ATGGTTTCCGAGATTTCGTTTGGCCACCATATTCGTGTTGCATTAGATATTGGAGGTGGAGTTGCCAGTTTTGGTGCCTTTCTCCTGCAACGCAATGTTACCACCTTATCAATAGCACCTAGAGATGTTCATGGAAGCCAAATTCAATTTGCACTGGAGCGTGGAGTGCCTGCCATGGTTGCGGTATTTGCTACACGTCGCCTGTTGTATCCAAGTCAGGCTTTTGACCTGATACATTGTTCAAATTGTGGCATTAATTGGACTCGCGATG ATGGAATTTTGCTTCTCGAGGCAAACAGGATGCTTAGGGCTGGAGGATATTTTATCTGGGCTGCAAAGCCTGTAGATAAACATGAAGATAACCTACAAGAGCAATGGAAAG AAATGGGGGATCTTACCACTCGCATTTGCTGGGAACTAGTAAAGAAGGAGGGATATATTGCCATATGGAGGAAGCCTTTAAACAATAGTTGCTATCTTAATCGTGATGCAAAAGTGCTACCTCCCCTTTGTGATCTTGATGATAATTCAGACAATGTTTG GTACACTAATTTGAGGACCTGCATCACTCCATTGCCAGGGAATGGTTATGGCTCAAATGTTAGCGCATGGCCTGAACGTCTTCACTATCCACCTGAAAGACTTCAAACAATAGACATGGATGCCCACATATCCAGAAAGGAAATCTTTAGAGCAGAGTCAAAATACTTGAACGCAATAATAGAGAACTATGTACGTGCATATCACTGGAAAGATATGAAACTACGTAATGTGATGGACATGAGAGCTGGACTTGGAGG GTTTGCAGCAGCATTACATGATCTCCAGGTTGATTGTTGGGTTATGAATGTTGTTCCTGTTAGTGGGTTCAACACCTTGCCTGTAATTTATGATCGTGGCCTTATAGGAGTTATGCATGACTG GTGTGAGCCATTTGATACTTATCCAAGAACATATGACCTATTGCATGCAGCAGGTCTTTTCTCCGTTGAGAAGAAGAG GTGTAATATCTCAACCATCATGCTCGAGATGGACCGGATATTAAGACCCGGTGGACGTGTATATATACAGGACTCGGTAACCATAATGGGTGAACTTGAAGAAATCGCAAAAGAAATGGGTTGGGTGCCTGCACTACATGAAACAAGTGAAGGCCCACATGCAAGCTGGAAAGTTTTGATCTCTGAGAAACGCATGTGA